The Thermomonospora amylolytica sequence CCGGCATCGGGCGACCGGGGCGTGATGCGCCGGTTCGGGCCGGTTCCCGGGACGGGGCGGCGGGTAGGAACGCCCGCATGGCAGCCGAAGAGGCCGATGTCGTCGTCATCGGCATGGGACCGGGCGGGGAGAACGCGGCGGGCCGGCTGGCCGAGGCCGGCCTGGAGGTGGTCGCGGTCGAGGCCCGGCTGGTCGGCGGGGAGTGCCCCTACTGGGGGTGCGTCCCCACCAAGATGATGATCCGCGCCGCCGACCTGCTGGCCGAGGGCCGCCGGATCCCCGGGATGTCCGGGGACTCCACGGTGACCGCCGACTGGACCCAGGTCGCCAAGCGGATCCGCGAGGAGGCCACCGACTCCTGGGACGACCGGGCCGCCGCCGAGCGGTTCGCCCGGACCGGCGGGCGGCTGGTCCGCGGCTACGGCCGGATCACCGCGCCCGGCGAGGTCACCGTGGACGGCCGGGTGCTCCGCGCCCGCCGCGGCATCCTGATCAACACCGGCACCGAGCCGAACGTCCCCCCGATCGACGGGCTGGCGGGCACCCCGTTCTGGACCAACCGGGAGGCGGTGGAGGCCGAGGCCGCGCCCGGCTCGCTGGTGGTGCTGGGCGGCGGGGCGATCGGCACCGAGATGGCGCAGGCGTTCGCCCGCTTCCGCACCCAGGTCACCGTGGTCGAGGCCCGCGACCGGCTGCTGGCGGTGGAGGAGCCCGAGGCCTGCGACCTGCTGCACGAGGTGTTCGAACGCGAGGGCGTCACGGTGCACACCGGAGCCCGCGCCACCGCCGTCCACCACGACGACGCGCACGGCTTCACCGTGGACCTCGACGGCGGCGAGCAGGTCCACGGCGAGGCGCTGCTGGTGGCGATCGGCCGCCGCACCCGGCTGCGGGACCTCGGCGTCGGCGCGGTCGGGCTGGACGAGGACGCCCGCTTCATCGAGACCGACGAGTGGATGCGGGCCGCCGACGGGGTGTGGGCCATCGGCGACGTGACCGGCAAGGGCGCGTTCACGCACGTGTCGATGTACCAGGCGGACGTGGCGGTCCGCGACATCCTCGGGCAGGGCGGTCCGCCCGCCGACTACCGGGCGGTGCCGCGGGTGACGTTCACCGACCCGGAGGTCGGGGCGGTCGGCCTGACCGAGGCGCAGGCCCGCGAGCGGGGGATCAACGTCCGCACCGGCATGACCCGCATCCCGGCCTCCTCGCGCGGCTGGATCCACGGCAGGGGCAACGAGGGCTTCATCAAGCTGGTCCAGGACGCCGACCGCGGGGTCCTGGTCGGCGCGACCTCGGCGGGACCGAACGGCGGCGAGGTGCTCAGCGCCTTGGCGGTCGCCGTCCACGGGGAGGTCCCGGCCGAGCGGCTGCGCTACATGATCTACGCGTATCCGACGTTCCACCGCGCCATCCAGAGCGCCGTCGAGGACCTGTACTCCTGAGCCCGGCCTCAGCACGGCCCGGAGAGGGTTATCCGACGGTCATGGGGCAGGATCGTCGGCATGAACCGCCTCAAGGACGCGACCAGCCCGTACCTGTTGCAGCATGCCGACAACCCGGTCGACTGGTGGGAGTGGAGCGAGGAGGCGTTCGCCGAGGCCCGGCGGCGTGACGTGCCCGTCCTGCTCAGCGTCGGGTACGCGGCCTGCCACTGGTGTCACGTGATGGCGCACGAGTCGTTCGAGGACCCCGAGACCGCCCGGCTGATGAACGAGCTGTTCGTCAACGTCAAGGTGGACCGGGAGGAACGGCCCGACGTGGACGCCGTCTACATGGAGGCGACCCAGGCCATGACCGGCCAGGGCGGGTGGCCGATGACGGTGTTCATGACGCCGGACGGCGCGCCGTTCTACTGCGGCACCTACTATCCGCGCGGCCATTTCCGCGCGCTGCTGGACGCGGTGGCGCGGGCCTGGCGGGACAGGCGCGACGAGGTGGTGGGCCAGGGACGGCAGGTGGTGGAGGCGCTGACCTCCCGCACGGCCCTGCCGGGCGGGGTGGAGCCGCCCTCGCCGGACCGGCTCGCCCAGGCGGTCGAGTCGCTGGCCGCCTCCTACGACACCGTCCGCGGCGGCTTCGGCGGCGCGCCCAAGTTCCCGCCGTCGATGGTGCTGGAGTTCCTGCTGCGCCACCACGCCCGCACCCAGGACCCCCAGGCGCTGGCGATGGCCTCGCACACCCTGGAGGCGATGGCCCGCGGCGGCATGTACGACCAGCTCGGCGGAGGCTTCGCCCGCTACTCGGTGGACGACTCTTGGGTGGTCCCGCACTTCGAGAAGATGCTGTACGACAACGCGCTGCTGGCCCGCGTCTACGCGCACTGGTACCGGCTGACCGGGACCCCGCTGGCCCGGCGGATCGCGCTGGAGACCTGCGACTGGATGCTGCACGACCTGCGCACCGCCGAGGGCGGGCTGGCCTCGGCGATGGACGCCGACAGCGAGGGCGTGGAGGGCAAGTACTACGTCTGGACGCCCGACCAGCTCCGCGAGGTCCTCGGCGACGCCGAGGGGGCCGAGGCGGCGGCGATGTTCAAGGTGACCGCGCAGGGGACGTTCGAGCACGGCGCCTCGGTGCTGCAACTGCCCGCCGACCCCGCCGACAGGGAGCTCTACGAGCGGATCAGGACCCGGTTGCTGGCGGCGCGCTCGCAGCGGGTGCCGCCGGCGCGCGACGACAAGGTCGTCGCCGCCTGGAACGGGCTGGCGATCGCCGCGCTGGCCGACTGCGGGGCGCTGCTGGGTCGGCCCGACCTGGTGGTGGCCGCCGAGCAGATCGTCCACCTGATCCGCAACGTGCACCTGACGGACGACGGACGGCTGGTGCGCACCTCCCGCGACGGGGTGCCGGGCGCGAACGCCGGGGTGCTGGAGGACTACGCCGACCTGGCCGAGGGCCTGCTGGCGCTGCACGCCGTCACCGGCGACCCGGCGCACGTGCGGCTGGCCGGGACGCTGCTGGACGCGGTGCTGGAGCACTTCCCCGACGGGCAGGGCGGGTTCTACGACACCGCCGACGACGCCGAACGGCTGTTCCGCCGTCCGCAGGACCCCACCGACAACGCCGCCCCGTCCGGCCAGTCGGCGGCGGCGGGGGCGCTGCTGTCGTACGCGGCGCTGACCGGCTCGGCCCGGCACCGGGAGGCCGCCGTCGCCGCGCTGGGCCCGGCGGCGCTGCTGGCCGACAAGCACGCCCGGTTCGCCGGCTGGAGCCTGGCGGTGGCCGAGGCGCTGGCGGCGGGCCCGCTGGAGATCGCGATCGTGGGCGACCCGGATGACGAGCGCACCCGCGCGCTGCACCGCGCGGCGCTCGACGCGGTCTCGCCCGGCGCGGTGATCACCGTCGGCGACGCGGGAGCCGTCGCGGAGGTGCCGCTGCTGGAGGGCCGGGGCCCGGTCGACGGCGGGCCGGCGGCCTACGTGTGCCGCGGGTTCACCTGCCGCCTGCCGGTGACCACCCCCGCCGACCTGAAGGCCGAGATCGCCGGGGCCTGACCGGAGTGCCGGGAACCTCATGACATCCGGGCGCGTCAGATGGTTTGACCGGAGAGTGACCTTGATCTCGTTGCGTCTTGGTGTTACCACTGAGTAACGCACGTGCGTCTGACGTTACGTCGCCCATAGGGTCGGGGTGGCGGCGTTCCGTCCGGGTATTTCCGGGCGCGAGTCGGGGCGCGCGCCGGTGGGGGAGCGGAGCCCCGCCGAGGGGTCGCGACGAGGGAGTGGTGCCGTGCCTGGGCCGAGCCGCCGCGTGCTACCGACGGTCATCGGCGTCGGCATCGTGACGAGCCTGGCGACCAACGGTGCGGTCATCGCCTCCTGGCGGCAGGCCGCCGACCCGGCCGAGCAGTCCACCCGCAGCCAGCGCTACGTCGCCGCGTCCACCGGCCTGGGCGTCTCCCCGGCCACGGTGGCGCCGCTGCGGGGCCGCGCCACCCCGCACCTGCTGGTCGCCGCGCCCGCCACCCTCCCGCCCGGCGTCGTCGAACGGGTCCGCAGGACCAAGGGCGTCAGGCGGATCGAGGTCGTGGACGCCGCCCAGGCCATGGTCGGCGGCAAGCGCGTCGGCCTGCTCGGCGTGGAGCCCTCCACGTTCCGGGCGTTCACCCCCGAGCCCACCGCCGAGTCCGACGCGCTGTGGCGCAACATCGCCGGCGGCGACATCGCCATCTCGTTCACGATGGGCAACGACGGCGGCATCAAGCTCGGCAGCCAGGTCCCGGTCGGCGGCCGGACCCGCCAGTCGCAGATGCGCGTCGGCGCGTACGCCACCATGGGCCTGTCCGACGTCGACGCGGTCGTCTCCCGCCGGGCCGCCCGCGACCTGGGCGTCCCCACCGGGAACGCGCTGCTGATCAGCGCCTCCAAGCGCGACGCCGGCAAGATCGCCAGGGCGCTGCGCAAGGTGCTGCCCAAGGGCGCCAAGACCGTCGAGGTCAGCCCCGAGCTCGACGCCCCGGCGCCCGGCGGCCAGTTGCCCGCCGCCAGGGGCCAGGTGATGAACGCCCAGCAGGTCGAGACCGTGATCAGGGCCGCCTACAGCCGCCTGGGCTGGCCGTACGTGTGGGGCGGCGAGTCGGAGGCCGAGGGCGGCTACGACTGCTCCGGGCTCATGCAGTACGCCTTCGCCCGGGCCGGCATCCGCCTGCCCCGCGTCGCCGCCGACCAGGCCCGTGCCGGCTGGGTCATCCCCTACGCCAAGGCCCGCCCCGGCGACATGCTGATCTGGGCGAACGACCCGACCGCCCCGGGCTACATCTCCCACATCGCCCTCTACATCGGCGACGGCAAGATGATCGCCGCGCCCCGCCGCGGCACCGTCGTCCAGGTCCAGCGGGTCTACACCCGCAACATGAAGGGCGCCGTCCGGGTCAACCCCCAGATGGGCGCCCGCCTGAAGGCCTCGGGCTTGTGACGTGTCTCTTGTGGGGGGACGACCCCCCACGCCCCCCGCACGCGGTTCGGACCATCCTCGCCGCCCGGGTTCCGCTCGCCTGGCGGCTCGCTCCACCCGGGCGGCTGCGGTGGTCCGACCGCGCTCAGTCGGCCGGAGCTCCGCCTGGGGGCTCCGCTCCGGCCGACTGAGGGGTAGGTGGTCCGGGGTTGCCGTGGAAGTTCTGGGGGCTTCGCCCCCAGGCCCCCGAGGTCTTGTAATACTGATTACATGACTACAAGCGAAGCGGCGGAGAAGCTGCGCGGGTGGTTCACCGGGCGGCTGCCGGAGGGATGGTTCGAGGGACCGCCCGAGGTCGTGGTGGACCGGGAGGAGGTCAGCGTGGTGGGGCGGCTGGCCCCGCCCGAGCTGGCCGAGGACGTCTCGGACGTCGAGCGGGACGCCGCGCTGGCCGGGCACATCGCGCGGTTCCGGGAGGAGACCCGGGAACGGCGGATCGCGATCGCGCGGGAGGCCGAGCACCGGTTCGGGCACAAGGTCTCGTGGGGGGCCGAGTGCGGGGGCCGGCGGGAGATGTTCACCAACCTTTCGGTCCCGGTGATGACCAGGTTGCGGCAGCCCGAACGGCGGGTGCTGGACACCCTGGTGGAGGCCGGGGTGGCGCGCAGCCGCAGCGACGCGCTGGCCTGGTGCGTGCGGCTGGTCGGGCGGAACGCCGACGAGTGGCTGGCCGAGCTGCGGGCGGCGTTGCAGCACGTGGAACGCGCCCGGGCGGCCGGTCCCAAGGTCTGACGGGCCGGTTGCGTCCGGAGGGGAGTTCTCGTCGTTGGGCCGCGAACCCGGCGATCCGGGCCATAATGAGGCGTCGTTTCGACGGGGGACGCTCGCGGAGGTAGGCCCATGACGGTGCGGCGGGGAAGGCTGACCGCGGCGATCAGGCGCAGCCCGGTGTACGCCGCGCTGCGCGACTCCATCTACCGGATCTACGAACGCCGCGTCGAGTCGTCGCTGCCCACCGACCGGGTGCCCCGCCACGTCGGCGTGATCCTGGACGGCAACCGCCGGTGGGCGCGCTCCATGGGGCTGGCCGACGTGAACACCGGCCACCAGCGCGGCGCCGACAAGATCAGCGAGCTGCTGCAGTGGTGCACCGAGGCGCGGGTCGAGCTGGTCACCCTGTGGATGCTGTCCACCGACAACCTCAACCGGCCGGCCAAGGAGCTCGGCCCGCTGCTGGAGATCATCGAGAACACGGTGGCCAAGCTGGCCGCCGACGGCTGGCACATCAAGGCGGTCGGGGCGATGGACCTGCTGCCCGACTCGACCGCCCGCGTCCTCAAAGACGCCGAGGAGGCCACATCCGACCGCCCCGGGCTGATTGTGAACGTCGCGGTTGGGTATGGAGGAAGGCGTGAGATCGCTGATGCGGTGCGCTCACTGCTCCTGGAGCAGGCGGGTAAGGGCACCAGCATCGAGGAGCTCGCCGAGGTCCTCGACGTCGAGCACATCGCCGAGCATCTCTACACGCGCGGCCAGCCCGATCCCGACCTGGTCATCCGGACCTCGGGAGAGCAGCGGCTTTCCGGCTTCCTGCTCTGGCAGAGCGCCCACTCGGAGTTCCACTTCTGCGAGGTCCACTGGCCGGACTTCCGCAAGGTCGACTTCCTGCGGGCGCTGCGCTCCTACGCCGCGCGGCACCGGCGCTTCGGGTCCTGACCCGTTCCCCGGAGGGCCGCCCGGCCCGCCGCGGGCCACCGGGCCGGGCCGGGGCGCTCTCCCGCGCACCGCGGCCGGCGCCGCCCGCAGCGAGCCCCCGGGCGAGCGAGGACGGACCGGCGAGGATGCGGCGTGCGGGAGGTGCGGGGGGTCGTTCTCCCGCACCGAAGAGCCGATCCGGAGGGCCGCCTCCGGACCACACCAAGGGGTGTCCGCCCACGGACGCGCGTCGGCGGTCCGGTGGCGGGGCCCGAAGGAGAGCGAGTGGCCACAACCTCCCGGCGCCGCCAGACCCAGCAGCCACAGCGGCGTACCTACGTCCTCGACACCAGTGTCCTGCTCGCCGACCCGGGGGCGATGACCCGGTTCGCCGAGCACGAGGTCGTGCTCCCCATCGTCGTCATCACCGAGCTCGAGGCCAAGCGTCACCACCCGGAACTGGGCTACTTCGCCCGCCAGGCGCTGCGCATGCTGGACGACCTGCGGCTGGAGCACGGCCGTCTCGACGAGGCCGTCCCCCTCGGCGACCAGGGCGGATCGCTGCGCGTCGAGCTCAACCACTCCGACCCCGGGGTGCTGCCGGACGGGTTCCGGCTCGGCGACAACGACACCCGCATCCTGTCGGTGGCCGCCTGGCTGGCGCGCGAGGGCAGGGACGTGGTGCTGGTCTCCAAGGACCTGCCGCTGCGGGTGAAGGCGTCGGCGGTGGGCCTGGCCGCCGAGGAGTACCGGGCCGAGATGGTGGTGGAGTCCGGCTGGACCGGGATGCGCGAGCTGGAGGCGACCGCCGCGCAGGTCGAGGAGCTGTACGAGACCGGGACGCTGGACCTGGAGCAGGCCCGCGAGCTGCCCTGCCACACCGGGCTGCGGCTGCTGTCGGAGCGCGGATCGGCGCTGGGCCGGGTGCAGCCGGACAAGTCGGTGCGGCTGGTGCGCGGCGACCGCGAGGTGTTCGGGCTGCGCGGCCGGTCCGCCGAGCAGCGGATCGCGCTCGACCTGCTGATGGACGAGGACGTCGGGATCGTGTCGCTGGGCGGCCGGGCCGGCACCGGCAAGTCGGCGCTGGCGCTGTGCGCGGGCCTGGAGGCGGTGCTGGAACGCCGCCGGCACCGCAAGGTCGTGGTGTTCCGCCCGCTGTACGCGGTCGGCGGCCAGGAGCTGGGCTACCTGCCCGGCTCGGAGGGCGAGAAGATGTCGCCCTGGGCGCAGGCGGTCTACGACACCCTGTCGGCGGTGACCACCCCGGAGGTCATCGAGGAGGTGTTGGACCGTGACATGCTCGAGGTCCTGCCGCTGACCCACATCCGCGGCCGGTCCCTGCACGACGCGTTCGTGATCGTCGACGAGGCCCAGTCGCTGGAGCGCGGGGTGCTGCTGACCGTGCTGTCGCGGATCGGCGCGGGCTCGCGGGTGGTGCTGACCCACGACGTGGCGCAGCGCGACAACCTGCGGGTCGGCCGGTACGACGGGGTGGCCGCCGTGGTGGAGCGGCTCAAGGGCCATCCGCTGTTCGCGCACGTGACGCTGACCCGTTCGGAACGGTCCCCGATCGCCGCGCTGGTGACCGACCTGCTCGGCGACGTCGGAGCCTGACCGGCGCGTTCGTCCCGGACCCGCCCGCGGCCGGCCGCGGGCGGGTCCGTGTCGTCATGCACGAGTTCACAAGCGGACACTATGCGTGCTGACGTCATCCCGTTCCGCAATACTGTGGTAAAGGTCACACCAAGCCCGGTAAACCCTTCAAATCCCAGCTCCGCCGGGCGATCCGGGGCGTTCGGCGTCGAGTTGACATCGGCCGCGACCGCTCCAAATGTTGCGTTTTGGTTGCGAACCACCCGGTGACCTCGGGCATTGTGTGCAGCCGTAAGCACCTCCGAGCGGTGCGGACCCGCCGGTCCCTGTTCAGCCCCCCGTCGGGTCACCGCTCCGGCCGGGCCGGTGCGGGCGATCACCGCGGGCCCGCGGCCAGGAGGTGGACGCCTTCGTACGCGTGCCCATGCGCGTGCGACCGTCGGAAGGGCCGCCTTGTACGGAGACCGACCGGGGTCCCCAAGTAGGCGAGACGATCGCAGCGATGGATGGGAGCCGCAGACCGGCCCGGCAGAGCCGGAGCGGCAGGAGTTCGCCCCCACCACGTCCCCCGAGGACGTCCGGGTCGCCGGTGCCTCGCTCGACGAGCCCGGCCGGGACCCGCAGACCGGGCCGCAGGCCCCCCAGGCGGGCCGCGGCCACAAGAACGCGTCCGGGCGCATGCCGTTGCGGATCGCGGCGGTGGCCGGAGCCGCCGTGGTGCTGGTGGGCGCCGGCGCCGTCGCGGCGTTCGCGACGGCCGGCGACGGCGGGAAGACCGCCGCCGCCAAGCCCACGCCGCAGGCCGACGCGCCCCGCCGGCCCGACCCCCGGGTGCTGGAGGAGCAGCGGCGGCGGCTCAACCTGGAGCGGGCCGACCAGGCCGCCCGCAAGGACGCCGGCAGGCGGCTGGAACTGCAGCCCAAGGGCCGCAAGCCCACCCCCAAGCCCACCAGGACCCCCGGCGCGTACGCCGGGAACCCCGTCCCGGCCGGCGAGGCGCAGCGGATCGCCAAGGCGATGCTGCCGAGCTTCGGGTTCGACCCCGACACGCAGTTCGGCTGCCTGGTGAAGCTGTGGGACAAGGAGAGCGGCTGGCGGACCACCGCCCAGAACCCGACCTCCGGCGCCTACGGCATCCCGCAGGCGCTGCCGGGCGAGAAGATGGCCAGCGCCGGCGACGACTGGCGGACCAACCCGCGCACCCAGATCAAGTGGGGCCTGGGCTACATCAAGGACCGCTACGGCTCGCCCTGCGAGGCCTGGGCGCACTCCCAGAGCGTCGGCTGGTACTGACCGGCCCCTCGGCCCGCGGAAAGGGCGGCCCACCGCCCGCCTTTTCCGCGGGCCGAACGCATGACGCCGTCGAAAGGTCGGTAAAACGGCGGCAGAGAGTTCCCGCCCCGACGATTCGGCGAGCCGCCGCCGTCGCACATTCACTCACGTGTCACGACAACACGACGACGGTGAATGCAGCATGCGCAAAAAACGGGCCGGAACCGTGCTGACCGCGTTGGCGGTCGCATTCGGCCCGATGCCGGCGGCCGACGCGCGGGTCGCCGAGGAGACCGCCGGCCGGGCCGAACACCACCGGATCGCCCAGCCCCACAAGGCCGGGGCGCAGACGGCGCGCCCGGCCGCGCGCCGTCTCGCCGCGCACCGCCCGGCCAAGCGCCGCCCGGGGCGCAGGCAGGGCCGCGACCACCACGGCGGCCGGGTGGAACACAACCGGATGCTCGGCCTGATGCTGATCCAGCGCCGCTGGCCCGACCCGCGCCAGTTCCGCTGCCTGGACCGCCTGTGGACCCGCGAGAGCGGCTGGAACCACCTGACCAGCAATCCGCACTCCGGCGCGTACGGCATCCCGCAGGCGCTGCCCGGCTCCAAGATGGCCGGCGTCGGCGACGACTGGGAGACCAGCCCGCGCACCCAGATCAGGTGGGGCCTGCGCTATATCGCCCAGCGCTACGGAACGCCGTGCCGGGCCTGGGAGCATTTCCGCGACAAGGGCTGGTACTGAGTCTCGCCGAGGGGTCCGCGGCCGTTCCGGAATGGCCTGCGGAAATGGCTCAGCGTCCGGTCATGGCGAGCACGTCTAGGGCGGCGTCGAGTTCTTCCAGGGTGATCCGGCCGGCGTCGATGTGCCCGCGTTCCAGCACCACCTGGCGGATCGTCTTGCGCTCGCGCAGCGCCTGCTTGGCGATGGCGGCGGCCTCCTCGTACCCCAGGTGCCGGTTGAGCGGGGTGACGATCGACGGCGAGGACTCCGCGTAGGTGCGGCAGCGTTCGGCGTCGGCCTCGATACCGTCCACGCAGCGGTCGGCCAGCAGCCGGGAGGCGTTGGCCAGCAGCCGGATCGACTCCAGGACGTTGCGGGCCATCATCGGCAGCATCACGTTCAGCTCGAAGTTGCCGGCCGCCCCGCCGAACGCCACCGCCGCGTCGTTCCCGATCACCTGCGCGGCCACCTGGATCACCGCCTCGCAGACCACCGGATTGACCTTGCCGGGCATGATCGAGGACCCCGGCTGCAGGTCCGGCAGCCGGATCTCGGCCAGACCGGCGGTCGGCCCCGACCCCATCCAGCGCAGATCGTTGGCGATCTTGTTGAGCCCGACCGCGACGGTGCGCAGCGCCCCGCTGGCCTCCACCAGCCCGTCCCGCGCGCCCTGCGCCTCGAAGTGGTCGCGGGCCTCGGTCAGCGGCAGCCCGGTGTCGGCGGCGATCGCCGCGATCACCTTGGCGGCGAACCCGGGCGGGGTGTTGATCCCGGTGCCCACCGCGGTCCCGCCCAGCGGCAGCTCGGCCAGCCGCGGCAGCACCGCCTCCAGCCGCTCCACCCCGTACCGCACCTGGGCCGCGTAGCCGCCGAACTCCTGGCCGAGCGTGACCGGGGTGGCGTCCATCAGGTGGGTGCGGCCCGCCTTGACCACGTCGGCGAACTCGGCGGCCTTGCGCTCCAGCGAGGCCGACAGCTGCCGCAGCGCGGGGATCAGCTCGCCCACCACCGCCTCGGTCGCCGCGATGTGGATCGACGACGGGAACACGTCGTTGGACGACTGGGAGGCGTTCACATGGTCGTTGGGGTGCACCGGCCGGCCCAGCCGCTCGGCCGCCAGCGTGGCGATCACCTCGTTGGCGTTCATGTTGGACGAGGTGCCCGACCCGGTCTGGAACACGTCGACCGGGAACTGGTCGTGCCAGCGGCCGTCCACGATCTGGCGGGCCGCCTCCGCGATCGCCGCCGCCATGTCCGGCTCCAGCACCCCCAGCTCGGCGTTCACCGCCGCGGCGGCGGCCTTGATCCGGGCCAGCGCGACGATCTGCGCCGGCTCGATCCCGCGTCCGGAGATCGGGAAGTTGTGCACCGCCCGCTGGGTCTGCGCCCGCCACTTGGCCTCGGCGGGCACGCGCACCTCGCCCATCGAGTCCCGCTCGACCCGGTAGCCCTGCTCGGTCATCGTCGACACCTCCGGCCACTGCGCCCTCGCCGCCGTCGCTCCCGTCCTACCCCCGGTCCCCGGAAGGAACGGGGCCGCGGGGGCCGGGCGCGCCGGCGAGGGCTCCCTGTGCGTCCCTGCGTCAAGATGCAGCCGTGCCGGCGGTGCCGGGCATTCCCGGCCGGCGGATCATTTCTGGACCAGGTAGTCCTTCCGGGTGCCGGGCGCGCCCATCGGCTGCTTGCGGCCGTTGACCCACACCTCGCAGGCGGCGCTGTCGTAGATCACCGCCGACAGCCGGGGCTTGTCGAAGACCCGCTCCTCGCCGCGCGCCATCGTGCCGCGGAACTCCAGGTTCAGCGATCCGGCCTCGGCGACGAAGATCCGGCAGGTGTCGCCGACCGCCCGGATCACCAGCGGGTTGGTCGCCGCGGCGGGCGGCGCGGTGACGGGCCTGGCGGTGGCGTCGCGCCCGTCGTCGGCCACCGCCTGCCCGGGGCTCTCCCGGACCATCCCGACGATCAGCGCTCCCACGCCGACGCCGCAGGACGCCAGCGTGGCGGCGACCAGCCCCACCACCACCGCCAGCCGGTACCGGGGGGTGGCCTGGCGGCGCGCCGCGCGCCGCGGCGACATGGCGCGCTCGAGCCGGTCCACCGCACGGGCGTGGCTGAGCCGCCGCAGCGGGTTCTTCTGCAGCAGCCCGTTGAGCACCGGGGCCAGCGGCCCGGCGTTCTGCGCGGGCGGCGGGTCCTCGTTGGCCAGCGCGCTGAGCGTGGCCATCACGTTGCCGCGCTCGAACGGCGGATGCCCCTCCAGCGCGGCGTACAGGGTGGCGCCCAGCGACCACAGGTCGGCCTGCGGGGTGGCGCGCTCGCCGGCGGCCACCTCCGGGGCCACGTACGCCGGGGACCCCATGAAGTGCCCCGACTTGGTCAGGCTGGTCGCGCCCGAGGAGAAGGCCAGCCCGAAATCGGTGAGGACGACCCGGTCGCCGTCCAGCAGCACGTTGGACGGCTTGAGGTCGCGGTGGACGATCCCCGAGCGGTGCGCCACCGCCAGCGCGTCCAGCAACTGGCGGCCGATGTAGGCGACCCGCTCGGGCGGCAGCGGGCCCTCCCGCTCGATGAGCTGCTCCAGGTTGGGCGCCTCGATCAGCTCCATCACGATCCACGGCCGGCCCTGCTCGATCACCACGTCGTAGACCTCGACGATCGAGGGGGTGCGCAACTGGGCCGGGGCGCGGGCCTCGCGCAGGCACCGGCGGTAGAAGACCACCCGCTCTTCCTCGCCCAGATCGGCCGGCAGCCTCAGTTCCTTGATCGCCACCGCGCGGTCGAGCAGGTCGTCGTGCCCCCGCCACACCGTGCCGTTCGCACCCTGGCCGATTTCGGATACCAGCCGATAGCGCGTCGCCAGCACGAGGCGCTCAGACTGAGACATGGCGGAAAAGATACCGGAATGGGCGCGTTCGGCACGGCGGGATCGCCGCAGGTTCACCGAATCATTCAGGTCGCGAGGTTTCGCTTGCATCTGTCGCCGATCTCTGGGAAGGAGAACCGCCGCGTGCCCGGGCACGGGGCCGCCGAAGGCGCCGATGCGGAAGGACCGGACCGACAGTGAACGCCAAGGAGCGCTCGACGCTTACTGCCGGAG is a genomic window containing:
- a CDS encoding aggregation-promoting factor C-terminal-like domain-containing protein; translation: MRKKRAGTVLTALAVAFGPMPAADARVAEETAGRAEHHRIAQPHKAGAQTARPAARRLAAHRPAKRRPGRRQGRDHHGGRVEHNRMLGLMLIQRRWPDPRQFRCLDRLWTRESGWNHLTSNPHSGAYGIPQALPGSKMAGVGDDWETSPRTQIRWGLRYIAQRYGTPCRAWEHFRDKGWY
- a CDS encoding serine/threonine-protein kinase; translated protein: MSQSERLVLATRYRLVSEIGQGANGTVWRGHDDLLDRAVAIKELRLPADLGEEERVVFYRRCLREARAPAQLRTPSIVEVYDVVIEQGRPWIVMELIEAPNLEQLIEREGPLPPERVAYIGRQLLDALAVAHRSGIVHRDLKPSNVLLDGDRVVLTDFGLAFSSGATSLTKSGHFMGSPAYVAPEVAAGERATPQADLWSLGATLYAALEGHPPFERGNVMATLSALANEDPPPAQNAGPLAPVLNGLLQKNPLRRLSHARAVDRLERAMSPRRAARRQATPRYRLAVVVGLVAATLASCGVGVGALIVGMVRESPGQAVADDGRDATARPVTAPPAAATNPLVIRAVGDTCRIFVAEAGSLNLEFRGTMARGEERVFDKPRLSAVIYDSAACEVWVNGRKQPMGAPGTRKDYLVQK
- a CDS encoding class II fumarate hydratase, encoding MTEQGYRVERDSMGEVRVPAEAKWRAQTQRAVHNFPISGRGIEPAQIVALARIKAAAAAVNAELGVLEPDMAAAIAEAARQIVDGRWHDQFPVDVFQTGSGTSSNMNANEVIATLAAERLGRPVHPNDHVNASQSSNDVFPSSIHIAATEAVVGELIPALRQLSASLERKAAEFADVVKAGRTHLMDATPVTLGQEFGGYAAQVRYGVERLEAVLPRLAELPLGGTAVGTGINTPPGFAAKVIAAIAADTGLPLTEARDHFEAQGARDGLVEASGALRTVAVGLNKIANDLRWMGSGPTAGLAEIRLPDLQPGSSIMPGKVNPVVCEAVIQVAAQVIGNDAAVAFGGAAGNFELNVMLPMMARNVLESIRLLANASRLLADRCVDGIEADAERCRTYAESSPSIVTPLNRHLGYEEAAAIAKQALRERKTIRQVVLERGHIDAGRITLEELDAALDVLAMTGR